The following are encoded in a window of Bacillus xiapuensis genomic DNA:
- a CDS encoding methyl-accepting chemotaxis protein has translation MKIKTKLISMISVLVVIMICLGVFSITIIRSTTTENSQLAAKMELQKDVKHIQYRLAGLSNDERAFIITGKQEFANGMIEKAKNIQKTIRQLTDRAYEKEIRSLKTSFQEFWSLNQQVLNSYAANPEQAKSLHFNEERTLRKQVLDPAVDHLVEKIDGDVHQLKQSIEKRSTWSHTALLVIIVLTIIASTIISAFILRSILIPLSNVNRQLRDIARGEADLTKKLEAKGKDELSQLARSFNLFVDSMKEMIQQISHSSKQVAASSQELAASSQQSQSTSEQISQSMQSIASRNSQQHQLTENSLSAMNDSLGHVTSVASHTQHVAELSAGMKEQANTGADSVHELLKQMQSIQQSVDSANAGVHTLVESAAEIRQMSSLITDISEQTNLLALNAAIESARAGEHGKGFAVVAEEVRKLADETNRSAIHIKELVENIQHESSDTVRNICVVQTNVSSGIELTQKTVSNFTDILEAIDQVTSNIQETAATTQQITSGFEMLHQSIDEIAESSKKTTADIEHITAATQEQLAASEEVTASSASLSELADELQAIVTRFKHES, from the coding sequence GTGAAAATAAAGACAAAATTAATATCCATGATCTCTGTTTTAGTTGTAATTATGATTTGTCTCGGAGTGTTTTCCATCACAATCATCCGCTCTACGACAACGGAAAACAGTCAATTAGCGGCTAAAATGGAGTTGCAAAAAGACGTCAAACACATTCAGTATCGCCTGGCCGGCCTTTCCAATGATGAACGGGCGTTTATTATAACTGGGAAGCAAGAATTCGCCAACGGAATGATTGAAAAAGCAAAAAATATTCAGAAAACGATCCGTCAGCTGACCGACCGGGCATACGAAAAAGAAATCCGGTCGCTGAAAACGAGCTTTCAAGAATTTTGGTCTTTGAATCAGCAAGTGCTCAATAGCTATGCTGCCAATCCGGAACAGGCAAAATCTTTGCATTTTAATGAAGAACGGACGCTGAGAAAGCAAGTATTAGATCCAGCAGTGGATCACCTTGTAGAAAAAATAGACGGCGATGTCCATCAGTTAAAGCAAAGCATCGAGAAAAGATCAACCTGGAGCCATACGGCTTTGCTGGTCATCATCGTGCTCACCATTATCGCTAGCACTATTATTAGCGCATTCATACTGCGTTCTATTTTAATTCCGCTATCAAACGTCAATCGACAATTGAGAGATATCGCTCGCGGAGAAGCGGATTTAACTAAAAAACTAGAGGCTAAAGGAAAAGATGAATTGAGCCAGCTGGCCCGTTCGTTCAATTTATTTGTGGATTCGATGAAGGAAATGATTCAGCAAATTAGTCACTCTTCTAAGCAGGTCGCCGCCTCTTCCCAAGAGCTGGCTGCCAGCTCACAGCAGTCTCAATCTACTTCTGAACAAATTTCTCAATCGATGCAATCGATAGCCAGCCGCAACAGCCAGCAGCATCAATTGACAGAGAACAGCCTATCCGCTATGAATGATTCACTTGGTCATGTAACCTCTGTCGCTTCGCATACCCAGCATGTCGCCGAACTGTCTGCGGGGATGAAGGAGCAAGCGAATACGGGAGCCGACTCCGTTCATGAATTACTCAAGCAGATGCAATCTATTCAGCAATCGGTCGATTCTGCCAATGCAGGCGTTCACACATTAGTGGAAAGCGCGGCAGAAATCCGCCAGATGTCATCCTTAATCACGGATATTTCTGAGCAAACGAACCTGCTCGCCTTAAATGCTGCCATCGAATCGGCGAGAGCAGGAGAACATGGAAAAGGCTTTGCGGTTGTAGCAGAAGAAGTGAGAAAACTGGCGGATGAAACCAACCGATCAGCCATCCACATTAAGGAGCTGGTCGAGAATATTCAGCATGAATCCAGTGACACAGTCCGAAATATCTGTGTCGTTCAAACCAATGTCTCTTCAGGTATTGAGCTGACCCAAAAAACCGTTTCCAATTTCACCGATATCTTGGAGGCGATCGATCAGGTCACTTCCAATATTCAAGAAACAGCGGCAACCACGCAGCAAATCACTTCCGGCTTTGAAATGCTTCATCAGTCAATTGATGAAATCGCCGAAAGCTCGAAAAAGACGACTGCTGATATTGAGCATATTACAGCAGCGACGCAGGAGCAGCTGGCAGCCAGCGAAGAAGTAACAGCGTCATCCGCCTCTCTTTCAGAATTAGCTGACGAGCTGCAAGCTATTGTTACACGCTTTAAACATGAATCCTAA
- a CDS encoding YjcZ family sporulation protein, with protein sequence MGFYGCGYGCGYGGYCGYRGTSTFVLIVVLFILLIIVGASFY encoded by the coding sequence ATGGGCTTTTACGGATGCGGATACGGATGCGGATACGGAGGCTACTGTGGTTACCGCGGCACATCTACTTTCGTGTTAATCGTAGTTCTTTTCATTTTATTGATCATTGTTGGAGCGAGCTTCTACTAA
- a CDS encoding alpha/beta hydrolase, protein MTIKRGTIQDEKIYSKELGEDIELFIYLPANFSPLYKYSLLIAQDGKDYFQLGRIPRIADELLASEEIEPLIIVGVPYANVQDRRRKYHPDGEQQAAYIRFLAHELVPFLDEKYPIHPVGSGRALAGDSLAATVSLMAALRYPHTFGKVIMHSPYVDDKVLAAVREAEEYKQISLYHVIGQGETKVKMTNGEIADFLTPNRKLRELCKEKGFDSFYDEFDGIHTWKYWQPDLKRALLHMFE, encoded by the coding sequence ATGACGATCAAACGCGGCACTATACAAGATGAAAAAATTTATTCGAAAGAGCTTGGAGAAGATATCGAATTATTCATTTATTTGCCGGCTAACTTTTCTCCTTTGTATAAGTATTCCCTGCTGATCGCGCAGGATGGGAAGGATTATTTCCAATTGGGAAGAATTCCGAGAATCGCTGATGAGCTGCTGGCCAGCGAAGAAATCGAACCATTGATTATCGTTGGGGTTCCCTATGCGAATGTCCAAGACAGACGGAGAAAATACCATCCCGATGGCGAGCAGCAGGCAGCCTATATTCGTTTTTTAGCTCATGAACTCGTCCCGTTTCTTGATGAAAAATACCCCATTCACCCTGTGGGCTCCGGAAGAGCACTCGCCGGCGATTCACTGGCGGCAACGGTTTCGTTGATGGCCGCTCTTCGATATCCGCATACATTCGGTAAGGTCATCATGCACTCGCCTTACGTCGATGACAAGGTGCTCGCCGCTGTCCGCGAGGCGGAAGAATATAAGCAAATCAGCTTGTATCACGTCATTGGACAAGGGGAAACTAAAGTTAAAATGACTAACGGGGAAATAGCTGATTTCTTAACACCTAACCGAAAGCTCCGTGAGTTATGCAAAGAGAAGGGCTTCGATTCATTTTATGATGAATTTGACGGCATCCATACATGGAAATACTGGCAGCCGGATTTAAAACGGGCCTTGCTGCATATGTTTGAATAA
- a CDS encoding ATP-binding cassette domain-containing protein, with amino-acid sequence MTNLITAQEASVTRGKKTVLTNIHARIEKGMAAAVVGENGSGKSSMIKLLSGAYEPQTGKVTRLFASYAYVPEHFPEHLPFTVAQYFQLMADMGGSPHSAAIDHYVALFGLEPFLQTPLKKCSKGTKQKAGLIQALLKDADVLFLDEPFTGLDEITCNKAMEILLALRGEKTLIFTLHDEELVQKLATHIMKMKNGRLHGFAAAHSARRYVKICCEMKQAVSQAIKKKAHLLRKTPGPKIELFADEADSDMILADLIKSGGHITEVKIGEEL; translated from the coding sequence ATGACTAATTTAATTACAGCCCAAGAAGCGAGCGTTACCCGCGGAAAAAAGACGGTTTTAACCAATATTCATGCGAGAATCGAGAAAGGAATGGCAGCAGCCGTAGTGGGGGAAAATGGATCTGGAAAAAGCTCCATGATCAAGCTGCTCTCGGGTGCATACGAGCCGCAAACCGGAAAGGTGACAAGGCTGTTTGCCTCGTATGCCTATGTACCCGAACACTTCCCCGAGCATCTGCCATTTACCGTAGCCCAATATTTTCAGCTGATGGCGGACATGGGGGGAAGCCCCCATTCGGCAGCTATTGATCATTATGTGGCTTTGTTCGGTTTAGAGCCCTTTCTTCAAACACCTCTTAAGAAATGCTCTAAAGGAACAAAACAAAAAGCCGGATTGATTCAAGCATTGCTGAAAGATGCGGATGTTCTTTTTTTGGATGAACCGTTCACGGGACTGGATGAAATCACTTGCAACAAGGCTATGGAGATACTGCTCGCTTTGCGGGGGGAGAAAACGCTGATTTTCACTTTGCATGATGAAGAGCTTGTCCAAAAGCTGGCAACGCACATAATGAAAATGAAAAACGGACGCTTGCATGGCTTTGCGGCTGCTCACTCAGCGCGTCGTTATGTGAAAATCTGCTGTGAAATGAAACAAGCTGTATCGCAAGCCATCAAGAAAAAAGCGCATCTCCTCCGCAAAACCCCCGGTCCCAAAATTGAGCTGTTTGCCGATGAAGCCGACTCGGATATGATTTTAGCCGATTTAATCAAAAGTGGGGGCCATATAACGGAAGTGAAGATCGGAGAAGAATTATGA
- a CDS encoding YjcG family protein — MKFGVVIFPSKKLQDTANSYRKRYDPHYSLIPPHLTLKGPFEADESDLEKLVSQLKAVSQKHQPFSYHISKVKSFQPLNNVIYFKVEPNKELTALHEDLHHEEMIGGPAQYTYVPHVTIAQGLSNAEHADVYNSLNMLAVNQEEQVNRFHLLYQLENGSWSVHDTFQLGKG, encoded by the coding sequence ATGAAATTTGGCGTTGTGATTTTTCCATCGAAAAAGCTTCAAGATACAGCGAACTCATATCGCAAACGATATGATCCTCATTATTCACTAATTCCGCCGCATCTAACATTAAAGGGGCCTTTCGAAGCAGATGAAAGCGATTTAGAGAAATTAGTCAGCCAGCTTAAAGCTGTATCTCAAAAGCATCAGCCGTTCTCATACCATATCAGCAAAGTTAAGTCCTTTCAGCCATTAAATAATGTCATTTACTTTAAAGTTGAGCCAAATAAAGAGCTGACCGCGCTCCATGAAGATCTTCACCATGAGGAGATGATCGGCGGACCGGCACAATATACTTATGTCCCGCATGTAACAATAGCCCAAGGGCTCTCAAACGCCGAGCATGCCGACGTCTACAACTCACTGAATATGCTGGCCGTCAATCAAGAAGAGCAAGTAAACCGGTTTCATTTGCTTTATCAATTAGAAAACGGTTCATGGTCCGTCCATGATACCTTTCAGCTTGGGAAGGGGTAA
- the spoVAC gene encoding stage V sporulation protein AC produces MANNNEKKTPTQQQYDRLNQKHEVKRPLLKNCLRAFFVGGLICAAGQAITYFYIYFFNFTEQTAGNPTVATVVFLSMLLTGFGVYDHIGQYAGAGSAVPVSGFGNAVISAAIEHRTEGFVLGVGGNMFKLAGSVIVFGVFAAFIVALIKTFLLKWGGF; encoded by the coding sequence ATGGCAAACAACAATGAAAAGAAAACTCCAACGCAGCAGCAATATGACCGGCTCAATCAAAAGCATGAAGTGAAGCGGCCGCTGCTTAAAAATTGTCTGCGGGCTTTCTTTGTCGGAGGGCTGATCTGTGCGGCCGGCCAAGCCATCACGTATTTTTATATTTATTTCTTTAATTTTACTGAGCAAACAGCGGGAAACCCTACCGTGGCCACCGTTGTATTTTTATCGATGCTTCTCACGGGATTTGGTGTATATGATCACATCGGCCAATATGCGGGTGCCGGCAGTGCCGTGCCTGTATCAGGATTTGGAAATGCCGTTATCTCAGCAGCCATAGAACATCGGACAGAAGGATTTGTTCTTGGTGTCGGCGGCAATATGTTTAAGCTGGCCGGCTCTGTTATTGTTTTTGGTGTTTTTGCCGCATTCATTGTGGCGCTGATTAAAACATTTCTTCTGAAATGGGGAGGATTTTAA
- a CDS encoding DUF2200 domain-containing protein has protein sequence MAKHKIYTMSVASVYPHYVTKAEKKGRTKAEVDEIIRWLTGYSQEELESQLEKPTDFETFFAEAPQLNPSRTLIKGVVCGVRVEDIEEPTMREIRYLDKLIDELAKGKAMEKILRK, from the coding sequence ATGGCCAAACATAAGATCTATACAATGAGTGTTGCAAGTGTCTATCCCCATTATGTGACGAAGGCGGAGAAAAAAGGACGTACGAAAGCAGAAGTCGATGAAATCATTCGTTGGCTGACAGGGTATAGCCAGGAAGAGTTAGAATCGCAACTGGAGAAACCGACAGACTTTGAAACCTTCTTTGCGGAAGCTCCCCAGCTGAATCCTTCACGGACTTTGATTAAAGGAGTGGTCTGCGGTGTCCGAGTGGAAGACATTGAAGAACCCACTATGCGGGAAATTCGCTATTTGGATAAGCTGATCGATGAGTTAGCAAAGGGAAAAGCGATGGAGAAGATTTTGCGGAAATAA
- a CDS encoding YhcN/YlaJ family sporulation lipoprotein → MKAVFGLLAILALAGCADQEEKEDSRLALMKTTNPSPVQLQEKGAKVSKIKKEVEDIEEIYDVAVVKGDHQILVAYKVKHLDRFRMKKIEKKLKKRLEKKYKDENFIVSSDYKIFLEAVRLREKIDAGKMSQKQAGKRLKEILSLKKEMA, encoded by the coding sequence ATGAAAGCTGTTTTTGGTTTATTGGCGATCCTGGCACTGGCTGGCTGCGCGGATCAAGAAGAAAAAGAGGACAGCAGACTGGCGCTGATGAAGACAACGAATCCGTCTCCTGTTCAGCTTCAGGAAAAGGGAGCGAAGGTCTCGAAGATCAAGAAAGAGGTGGAGGACATTGAAGAAATTTATGACGTAGCTGTTGTCAAAGGAGATCACCAAATTCTTGTTGCATACAAGGTAAAGCATTTGGATAGATTTCGAATGAAAAAAATTGAAAAAAAATTAAAGAAGCGGCTGGAGAAGAAGTATAAAGATGAAAACTTTATCGTCTCAAGCGACTATAAAATTTTTCTGGAGGCTGTCAGATTGCGGGAGAAAATAGATGCGGGAAAAATGAGCCAGAAGCAAGCTGGGAAACGATTGAAAGAAATTCTTTCATTAAAGAAGGAAATGGCATAA
- a CDS encoding ABC1 kinase family protein produces the protein MSRWNAWARLPEIITVFMKYGFSGYLKDLGLTEKIPFHKRQEAAEEGKKHVKGEELCAAFEELGPTFMKLGQFLSTRSDILSPEWTIPLSRLQSNAPAVPFQDIQEIIEFESGSSLSDLFWQFDETPIGTASLGQVHRAVLHSGEAVAVKVRRPAIEELIHEDIQVLRHLASIAEKNSALARQFSVKETIADFAESLVKEMDYRLEAAEALSVKEQIDNDWIYVPKVYPDYTTERVLVMEYIEGQKLTPDVISQISENRRKKLAKELAESVLAQVYVKGVFHADPHPGNVMLLEDHSLAFIDFGNTGRLASDMRELLADCLFSVNDRDAASLSIIIQSLGASRETDGKALRRDLDSWMNTYLDRELQDVKMGTMFQQLFAIAAVHGIRVPQEFIKVGQAFLKVEQTVSALDPSIRFSRLLKDTGRQLMFEKLHPKHQLREKRQLLRQLSLAVHKLPNVINETIQQWEGGKPNIQISVKPDDGMMKRIERIAHMLVFSIMMLAFSIIIAGVIIGIKISGDNTALSNSSSFQIAIVNAVTITILFLTTIFMMWRKNK, from the coding sequence ATGAGCAGGTGGAACGCATGGGCGAGATTGCCGGAAATAATTACCGTATTTATGAAGTATGGCTTCTCGGGATATTTAAAGGATCTGGGCCTGACTGAAAAGATCCCTTTTCATAAGCGGCAGGAGGCGGCGGAAGAAGGAAAGAAGCATGTAAAAGGAGAGGAGCTGTGCGCGGCATTTGAAGAACTGGGCCCCACTTTTATGAAGCTTGGGCAGTTTTTAAGCACGCGCTCGGATATTCTTTCACCCGAGTGGACGATCCCGCTGTCAAGATTGCAAAGTAACGCGCCGGCGGTACCATTTCAAGATATTCAAGAAATCATTGAATTTGAGTCCGGCAGCTCGCTTTCCGATTTATTCTGGCAATTTGACGAAACGCCGATCGGTACGGCTTCATTAGGTCAGGTTCATCGGGCAGTTCTGCATTCGGGAGAAGCGGTTGCTGTGAAAGTACGCCGTCCAGCGATTGAAGAGCTTATTCATGAAGACATTCAAGTTCTGCGCCATTTAGCTTCCATAGCCGAGAAGAATTCCGCTCTGGCGCGGCAGTTTAGTGTGAAAGAAACCATAGCGGACTTTGCTGAGTCATTAGTAAAGGAGATGGACTATCGGCTTGAAGCCGCCGAAGCCTTAAGCGTCAAAGAACAAATCGATAATGACTGGATCTATGTTCCTAAGGTTTATCCTGATTATACAACGGAACGGGTTTTAGTTATGGAATACATTGAAGGACAGAAGCTGACCCCGGATGTGATCAGCCAAATAAGCGAGAACAGAAGAAAGAAGCTTGCAAAGGAGCTGGCGGAATCCGTTCTTGCTCAAGTATATGTGAAAGGCGTCTTTCACGCCGATCCCCATCCGGGCAATGTCATGCTTTTAGAAGATCACAGCCTCGCATTTATAGACTTTGGCAATACCGGCCGTCTGGCGAGCGATATGAGAGAACTGTTAGCCGATTGCTTATTTTCAGTGAATGACCGCGATGCTGCTTCTCTTTCTATCATCATTCAATCACTCGGCGCCAGCCGCGAAACAGACGGCAAAGCCCTCAGACGCGATCTTGATTCGTGGATGAATACATACCTTGACCGAGAGCTTCAAGATGTGAAGATGGGAACAATGTTTCAGCAGCTCTTCGCCATTGCGGCTGTTCATGGTATCCGCGTGCCGCAGGAATTTATAAAGGTCGGACAAGCTTTTTTGAAAGTGGAGCAAACCGTCTCCGCGCTCGATCCATCTATTCGCTTCAGCCGTCTCTTGAAAGACACCGGACGTCAGCTCATGTTTGAAAAGCTCCACCCTAAGCATCAGCTTCGCGAAAAGCGTCAGTTGCTCCGCCAGCTTTCTTTAGCCGTCCACAAGCTTCCCAATGTGATAAATGAAACAATACAGCAATGGGAAGGCGGCAAGCCAAACATCCAGATTAGCGTCAAACCGGATGATGGCATGATGAAGCGCATCGAACGCATCGCCCATATGCTCGTATTCAGCATTATGATGCTCGCCTTCAGCATCATCATTGCCGGCGTGATTATCGGCATCAAAATCAGCGGCGACAACACGGCATTATCTAACAGCTCCTCGTTCCAAATCGCCATCGTGAACGCCGTCACCATCACGATCCTGTTTCTAACCACCATCTTCATGATGTGGCGAAAAAATAAATAA
- a CDS encoding GNAT family N-acetyltransferase — translation MKVKTIRNDQERNIAFDIRKRVFVEEQQVPLELEIDEHEEKAVHFLLYNGEQACGAGRFRIADGIGKAERICVLPDARGKGSGRLIMEAIEEYAKEHGVPAVKLGAQIHAIPFYERLGYTVISDEFLDAGIPHKMMKKTF, via the coding sequence ATGAAAGTCAAAACCATTCGGAACGATCAAGAGAGAAACATCGCCTTCGACATTCGAAAGCGTGTATTTGTGGAAGAACAGCAGGTTCCGCTCGAGTTGGAAATAGATGAACACGAAGAAAAAGCTGTTCACTTCCTCCTCTATAACGGAGAGCAAGCATGCGGCGCCGGGCGTTTTCGAATTGCCGACGGCATTGGAAAAGCGGAAAGAATTTGCGTGCTGCCTGACGCTCGCGGAAAAGGATCCGGCCGCTTAATCATGGAGGCGATTGAAGAATACGCCAAAGAGCACGGTGTTCCTGCTGTTAAGCTCGGCGCCCAAATTCATGCCATCCCCTTCTATGAGCGGCTTGGCTACACAGTCATTTCCGATGAGTTTCTGGATGCAGGCATCCCGCATAAAATGATGAAAAAAACATTCTGA
- the spoVAE gene encoding stage V sporulation protein AE, with product MFGMFFWAFVIGGLICVVGQLMMDVGKLTPGHTLSTLVVVGAVLAGFDLYEPLIDFAGAGATIPITSFGNSLVAGAMQEADKHGLVGVLTGMFEVTSSGISAAIVFGFIGALVFKPKG from the coding sequence ATGTTTGGTATGTTTTTTTGGGCATTTGTGATCGGGGGCTTGATCTGTGTGGTCGGCCAGCTGATGATGGATGTAGGAAAACTGACCCCCGGCCATACGCTCAGCACACTTGTGGTGGTGGGGGCTGTATTGGCCGGCTTTGATTTGTATGAGCCGTTAATCGATTTCGCCGGGGCCGGAGCGACCATTCCCATTACTAGCTTCGGCAATTCACTAGTAGCCGGTGCCATGCAGGAAGCGGATAAACACGGACTTGTCGGTGTATTAACCGGAATGTTTGAAGTCACCAGCTCGGGGATTTCTGCGGCGATCGTATTTGGATTTATCGGCGCTTTAGTTTTTAAGCCAAAAGGATAA
- a CDS encoding phosphatidylglycerophosphatase A family protein, with protein sequence MKNRVHSQEVTKAAKQRLLERGVTVESIAEIVYAMQHPFTPELTMLECMESVEKVITKREIQHAILVGVELDVLAEQNKLSEPLQTIVATDENLFGVDETIALGAALGYGSIAVTTYGFLDKNKEGIISKLDTKAGGQVHTFLDDIVGAIAASASSRIAHRIRDFEDKASEEIMLDKEEEELIG encoded by the coding sequence ATGAAGAACAGAGTACATTCACAAGAGGTCACGAAAGCGGCCAAGCAGCGATTGCTTGAGCGAGGGGTAACGGTTGAAAGCATTGCGGAGATCGTTTATGCGATGCAGCATCCTTTCACCCCTGAACTTACGATGCTTGAATGCATGGAAAGTGTGGAGAAAGTGATCACGAAAAGAGAGATTCAGCATGCCATTCTCGTCGGTGTAGAATTGGACGTGCTGGCGGAGCAAAATAAATTGTCCGAACCGCTGCAAACGATTGTGGCGACGGATGAGAACCTGTTTGGCGTTGATGAAACGATCGCGCTCGGTGCGGCGCTCGGTTACGGCAGCATCGCCGTGACGACGTACGGGTTTTTAGATAAGAATAAAGAGGGGATCATCAGCAAGCTTGACACGAAAGCCGGAGGGCAAGTACATACCTTTTTAGATGATATTGTCGGAGCGATCGCTGCGAGTGCTTCCTCACGAATTGCCCACCGCATTCGTGATTTTGAAGATAAAGCATCTGAAGAAATAATGCTTGATAAAGAGGAAGAAGAATTAATCGGCTAA
- a CDS encoding TetR/AcrR family transcriptional regulator, whose translation MTEKEITVIGAAIRLFAIKGFAATSIQEIADESGISKGAFYLHFKSKEALLYAVLQYYFEIIQSRLNEVEKQTLPPREKFTRQLTVLLESLCEHKEFIITQAREQTLPLNDDVKELLLRMRRESHVFYRNGLLACYGRKSLPFIWDLSLILEGILHSYIQVILADQECFSFDEVAQFIMRRMDSMAAGCLDDQPLLSKEKAAELEHKTKQLFMKDSRKVIKILKEMKKDVQTMPDKEALDISLDVMMEEAAKAQPRLPVIQGMLSNLKDTPDFDKHRREIADFYGISL comes from the coding sequence ATGACAGAAAAAGAAATTACAGTTATTGGAGCTGCCATTCGGCTGTTTGCCATCAAAGGATTTGCAGCAACGTCCATTCAGGAAATCGCCGATGAAAGCGGAATATCCAAAGGAGCCTTCTATTTGCATTTTAAATCGAAAGAAGCCCTGCTCTATGCCGTACTGCAATATTACTTTGAGATTATTCAATCGCGTCTAAATGAAGTAGAAAAGCAAACATTACCGCCGCGGGAGAAATTCACCCGGCAGCTAACCGTATTGCTTGAATCATTGTGCGAACACAAGGAGTTTATCATTACCCAAGCAAGAGAACAGACACTCCCGTTAAATGATGATGTGAAGGAATTGCTTTTGCGAATGCGCAGAGAATCTCACGTATTTTACCGCAATGGACTGCTCGCTTGCTACGGACGGAAAAGCTTGCCGTTTATCTGGGATCTGTCGCTGATTCTCGAAGGCATCCTCCATTCCTATATCCAAGTGATTCTGGCCGATCAGGAATGCTTCTCCTTTGACGAAGTCGCTCAATTTATTATGAGAAGAATGGATAGTATGGCGGCTGGTTGCTTAGATGATCAGCCCCTTCTTTCAAAAGAAAAAGCCGCTGAATTAGAACATAAAACCAAGCAGTTATTTATGAAAGACAGCCGTAAAGTCATAAAGATTCTAAAGGAAATGAAAAAGGACGTGCAAACGATGCCCGACAAAGAGGCGCTCGACATCTCTCTCGATGTAATGATGGAAGAAGCCGCCAAAGCCCAGCCGCGCCTTCCCGTTATCCAAGGCATGCTGTCCAACCTTAAAGATACTCCCGATTTTGACAAACACCGCCGTGAAATTGCTGATTTTTACGGAATTTCCTTATAA
- a CDS encoding stage VI sporulation protein F, whose amino-acid sequence MDNGLFKNIEQKTGVRMKDVLELANSLQHANFKDEKTVRGVIKKVSKLANKSVPQRLEDQIVQSIIKDGKKLDIQTITDMVNKKK is encoded by the coding sequence GTGGATAACGGTTTGTTTAAAAACATTGAGCAAAAGACCGGTGTGAGAATGAAGGATGTTCTGGAATTGGCCAACTCACTTCAGCATGCGAACTTTAAGGATGAAAAAACAGTAAGAGGTGTGATTAAAAAAGTTTCCAAGCTGGCTAATAAATCCGTTCCACAGCGATTAGAAGACCAAATTGTCCAGTCTATCATAAAAGACGGCAAAAAATTGGATATTCAAACGATTACTGACATGGTTAATAAAAAGAAATAA